AACATCTTCGCCTGTAAAAGAGGCCGGTCCGACAAAATAAATTGCAATGAGCTGATCAATCGCCTGGCCACTCTCATCACAAAGTGTTAAAAGATTTGCCTGTCTTGGAGAAAGATTTTTTTGAAAAAGGGCGCTAGTAAGGGCGCTTAAATTTTTTCCGCTGATGCGGATAACCCCGACGCCCGCCTTACCGGGCGCGGTTGCAACAGCAATGATGGGCAATTTTCTCGTCATCATTGCTGTCTGTTTATTGCAAGCGTGTTATGCCGCGCTCAAATTACTTAGCGGGCTTTTTTCCAAACATCTGATTAATCTGCCACTGTTGTGCGATGGATAGAAGGTTATTGGTAACCCAATATAAAACCAAGCCGGCAGGGAAGAAGAAGAACATGATTGAAAAGACGATCGGCATGTACATCATTACCTTCGCCTGGATTGGATCTGGAGGTGTTGGGTTCAACTTCGTTTGCACAAACATCGAGACAGCCATAATGACCGGCAGAATATAGTACGGATCAGGGACTGAGAGGTCGTGAATCCACAAAACCCATGGTGCACCGCGCATCTCAACTGATGACAACAGCACCCAATACAAAGAAATAAACACAGGAATCTGAATCACAACCGGCAAACATCCGCCCAGCGGGTTGATCTTTTCTTTGCGATACATCTCCATCATGGCTTGATTGAGCTTTTGTGGTTCACCCTTGTATTGCTCCTTCATCGCCGCCAGGCGTGGCTGCACTTCCTTCATGCGAGCCATCGACTTGTAACTTGCAGCAGATAAGGGGAAGAACACCAACTTAATTAAGATGGTCAACAGGATGATGGACCAGCCCCAGTTGCCAACATAACCGTGAATTTTTTCAAGCAGCCAGAAAATAGGTTTAGCAATAATGGTCAGATAACCGTAGTCCTTCAGCAGCTCAAAGCCTGGAGCAATCGTCTCCAAAACCTTTTCTTCTTGAGGCCCAACAAACAATCTGGCTTTTTCTACAACGGTTGTCCCTGCGGCAACAACGCCGAGCGGTGTTTGCATACCAATTCGATACAGGCCGTTATCAATTCTGCCCGCATAAATATCCCGCGCATCTTTGTCACCCGGAATCCAAGCGCTCGCAAAGTAATGCTGAACCATGGCGATCCAAGCTGGCTCACCTGCTGCTACTTGCGTTGGGATGGTGATTTTGTTTTTATCTATTGCCGAGAATTCAAGCTTATTAAACTTTTCTTTGTCTGTGTAGGCAGCAGGTCCAGTAAAGGTGCTGGCTGAGAAGGCGCCGCCAAATGGGCCGATTTTTTGCTCTTGCGAAGCATCGCGCACAATTTCTGTGTACAGAACAAGGGGGTTTGGATTGTTTGTTGTTTGAGTAACGCGATGGCCAACATCCACAACATAGCTACCAGGATTTAGGATGAATGTTTTTTCAAGCTTAACGCCGTTACGCTCACTAGCCAATACCGCAAACGGCCTACCTGAACCATCTTTTCCTGACTGTACTAATTTGAAGGTACTCGTGTGATTTGGAAGGTCGTTGTTATTTAAAGAAATTAAACCAGAGCGTGCAAAGTATTTGTGTGTTGGCGTGTATTGAAAGAGCTCTACTGGATTTTTCTCAGCAGTTAATTCTTTTAACAACTTAGCATCAATTACATTTGCTCCGCTGGCGCTGATTTCTAATATTAAAACGTCGTTTTGGAGTGTGAACTTTTCAGCACCCTCTATGGCGCCACCATTAACTACTGGTGTTGCGGCAACAGCCGATGCACCAGTAGTTTGCGTGGGAACATCAACCTTGCCCCCTGTTGTTACCTTATCTGACGCAACCGGGGCGCTCGCGGGGGCGCCGCCAAAAAAGGACGGCTTGCCTTCATGAACCTGCCAATTGTTGTAGAGCATAAGACCCGACATCGAGAATACTGCCCATAGAATTGTTTTTTTAAAGTCCATTTACATTCACTTAAGTTGGTGTTTTGTATCTTTTACAGCAGGATCATAACCGCCGTGTGACAACGGATTGCAGCGCAAAATGCGCCACACCGTTAGGCCAAAGCTTTTAATAAATCCGTAATGACTAAAGCAGTCACATGCATATTGCGAACAGCTAGGTACGTACTTACAGTGGACGCCCAAATACGGACTCAAAGCTAGTTGATATATTTTTACTAGCTTAATTGCCGCATTGTTTAAAGTTCGCACCTAAAGCAGCCCTGAAATTTGAGAGCGCAAAATTTCTTTTTCTTTTTTTCTGAGTCTGCCTCGAGTTTCGCGACCGATTGGTTTTTTGAGCTTAACCACAACATCTTTGTTTAATGTGTTGGCTTGAGCCGTCCAAACCAATTCGCGAATCATCCGCTTTAGGCGGTTTCGATCAACCGCTCTTTTGGCTAACTTCTTTGCTACTGCAACCCCCAAGTCAGGCTTAACACCCTCTTGAGTGGATGCAACATACATACCCCAATACAAACTTGTCTTGGGGCGTGCTTTTAGTAATTCAGAAATCCTTGCGCTATTCAATGGCTAAATTAAACAGCCAAACGCTTGCGACCTTTTGCACGACGGGCATTTAAAACTGCGCGTCCGCTTTTGGTTTTCATGCGAATACGGAAACCGTGTGTACGCTTGCGACGGGTTACTGAGGGTTGGTAAGTTCTTTTCATGTTCGATCCCTGGAAAACCAAGTATTTTCCTTGTTGCGGAGCAAAAGGTCAATCAATCTCGATGAATATGTAGGTGTTTTTCTCTATTTTTAATGAAATTTCTCTTAAATCATTAATTTAAATAGAGATTTTTCTATTATTCACAAGTTATCCACAGCTTTTCCACGTTTTTGTTGCTTGTGGATAACTTTGGAGCATCGCTACAATGGATCCTCCAAAAATATGAGCAACTTACACAATCCTCCCGCCTTGAATTCAATTAGCCCACTGGGGTTCTGGGATGATGCTATCGGCATTTTATCCCGCGAACTGTCACCCCAACAGTTTAAAACATGGATTCAACCCCTTACTCTATTATCTTTTATTGAAAGTGATGACTCACTAACAATTGGAGCCCCCAATCGATTTAAACTGGATTGGACCAAAAAGACATTTGCTGACCGATTCCAAGAG
This region of Polynucleobacter sp. JS-JIR-II-50 genomic DNA includes:
- the yidD gene encoding membrane protein insertion efficiency factor YidD — protein: MRTLNNAAIKLVKIYQLALSPYLGVHCKYVPSCSQYACDCFSHYGFIKSFGLTVWRILRCNPLSHGGYDPAVKDTKHQLK
- the yidC gene encoding membrane protein insertase YidC: MDFKKTILWAVFSMSGLMLYNNWQVHEGKPSFFGGAPASAPVASDKVTTGGKVDVPTQTTGASAVAATPVVNGGAIEGAEKFTLQNDVLILEISASGANVIDAKLLKELTAEKNPVELFQYTPTHKYFARSGLISLNNNDLPNHTSTFKLVQSGKDGSGRPFAVLASERNGVKLEKTFILNPGSYVVDVGHRVTQTTNNPNPLVLYTEIVRDASQEQKIGPFGGAFSASTFTGPAAYTDKEKFNKLEFSAIDKNKITIPTQVAAGEPAWIAMVQHYFASAWIPGDKDARDIYAGRIDNGLYRIGMQTPLGVVAAGTTVVEKARLFVGPQEEKVLETIAPGFELLKDYGYLTIIAKPIFWLLEKIHGYVGNWGWSIILLTILIKLVFFPLSAASYKSMARMKEVQPRLAAMKEQYKGEPQKLNQAMMEMYRKEKINPLGGCLPVVIQIPVFISLYWVLLSSVEMRGAPWVLWIHDLSVPDPYYILPVIMAVSMFVQTKLNPTPPDPIQAKVMMYMPIVFSIMFFFFPAGLVLYWVTNNLLSIAQQWQINQMFGKKPAK
- the rpmH gene encoding 50S ribosomal protein L34, which gives rise to MKRTYQPSVTRRKRTHGFRIRMKTKSGRAVLNARRAKGRKRLAV
- the rnpA gene encoding ribonuclease P protein component — encoded protein: MNSARISELLKARPKTSLYWGMYVASTQEGVKPDLGVAVAKKLAKRAVDRNRLKRMIRELVWTAQANTLNKDVVVKLKKPIGRETRGRLRKKEKEILRSQISGLL